A genomic window from Candidatus Andeanibacterium colombiense includes:
- a CDS encoding UTRA domain-containing protein: MKPVLHENIRSDFEARILSGELAPGERLPTEQDLIKHYGCSRMTVNKALSALATAGLIDRRKRAGTFVSRPRVHSMALDVPDLPAQIRERGEDYRYALDARRLRAPVAGNAMETWLAGKSRELLELDGVHLADGVAIAFEHRLIGTATVPAIVEAHFDTEPPGTWLLRHVPWTEAETRISAAGAGVAEAALLGVAAGEACLCIERRTWRADEPITYVRQLFLAHSYDLIARFGPAGENRSNWPGS, translated from the coding sequence ATGAAGCCCGTGCTTCATGAAAACATCCGTTCGGATTTCGAAGCCCGCATTTTGTCGGGCGAACTCGCGCCTGGCGAACGCCTGCCGACCGAACAGGATTTGATCAAGCATTACGGTTGTTCGCGCATGACGGTGAACAAGGCGCTGTCGGCGCTCGCGACCGCGGGCCTGATCGATCGGCGCAAGCGGGCGGGCACTTTCGTCTCGCGGCCGCGGGTGCATTCGATGGCGCTCGACGTACCCGATCTCCCCGCACAGATCCGCGAGCGTGGCGAGGACTATCGCTACGCGCTCGACGCGCGCCGGCTGCGCGCGCCCGTGGCAGGCAACGCGATGGAGACATGGCTGGCGGGCAAGAGCCGCGAACTGCTCGAACTGGACGGCGTCCACCTCGCGGACGGGGTGGCGATCGCGTTCGAGCATCGCCTGATCGGCACCGCTACTGTGCCGGCAATCGTGGAGGCACACTTCGATACCGAGCCCCCGGGCACCTGGCTGCTGCGCCACGTGCCCTGGACCGAGGCCGAGACCCGCATATCCGCCGCCGGCGCGGGGGTGGCGGAGGCCGCGTTGCTGGGTGTCGCGGCGGGCGAAGCTTGCCTGTGCATCGAACGGCGGACATGGCGGGCCGACGAGCCGATCACCTATGTCCGCCAGCTGTTCCTCGCCCATTCCTACGATCTGATCGCGCGTTTCGGCCCGGCCGGGGAAAATCGTTCGAACTGGCCCGGAAGCTGA
- a CDS encoding formimidoylglutamate deiminase — protein sequence MDADLHFGQALLPDGWARDVRVQVTAGRIAAVERGASPQPTDERQGYGLPGMPNLHSHAFQRGMAGLAERRGNGPDSFWTWRETMYRFVERMTPADVHALAALAYIEMLEGGFTRVGEFHYLHHDIDGGPYVDRAEMAGAIAQAALDSGIGLTLLPVFYAHSGFGGLPPGDGQRRFVNTIEGFARLLEASRHAVRGLPDAVVGIAAHSLRAVTPPELARLAALGGSAPLHIHVAEQLREVDDCLAWSGQRPVEWLLNHVDLAGNWCLVHATHIIETEVAALARSGAIAGLCPITEANLGDGIFPGQMFVSAGGAFGIGSDSNVLIDASEELRLLEYGQRLASRSRNVMGDPGSPSVGAALYRNACSGGAAALGAATGIAPGLPADLVSLDPTHPSLTGRGGDALLDGYAFAAGRHALDCVWRNGVKLVTNGRHRERDRIRERYRTVLEKLIA from the coding sequence ATGGACGCCGATCTGCACTTCGGTCAGGCGCTGCTGCCCGATGGATGGGCCCGCGATGTCCGGGTCCAGGTGACGGCAGGCCGCATCGCTGCGGTCGAGCGGGGCGCATCGCCGCAACCGACCGACGAACGCCAGGGCTACGGGCTGCCCGGCATGCCGAATCTGCACAGTCACGCATTCCAGCGCGGAATGGCCGGCCTCGCGGAGCGGCGGGGTAACGGTCCGGACAGTTTCTGGACCTGGCGTGAGACAATGTACCGCTTCGTCGAGCGGATGACACCGGCCGATGTGCACGCGCTCGCCGCGCTCGCCTATATCGAGATGCTCGAGGGCGGCTTCACTCGGGTGGGGGAATTCCATTACCTCCATCACGACATCGACGGCGGGCCCTATGTGGATCGCGCGGAAATGGCCGGGGCGATCGCACAGGCAGCGCTCGACAGCGGGATCGGGCTTACGCTGCTGCCGGTGTTCTACGCCCACTCCGGGTTTGGCGGCCTGCCCCCTGGCGACGGGCAGCGCCGCTTCGTAAATACCATCGAGGGATTTGCCCGGCTGCTCGAAGCATCGCGTCACGCAGTCCGCGGCCTGCCGGATGCGGTGGTCGGCATCGCGGCTCACAGCCTGCGCGCGGTGACCCCACCGGAACTGGCCCGCCTCGCCGCGCTGGGCGGTAGCGCGCCGCTGCATATCCATGTCGCCGAACAGCTTCGCGAAGTGGACGATTGCCTTGCGTGGAGCGGGCAGAGGCCAGTCGAGTGGCTGCTGAACCATGTCGATCTGGCAGGCAATTGGTGCCTCGTGCATGCGACCCACATCATCGAGACCGAAGTTGCGGCCCTGGCACGCAGCGGCGCGATCGCCGGGCTTTGCCCGATCACCGAAGCCAATCTCGGTGATGGCATCTTTCCAGGGCAAATGTTCGTCAGCGCCGGAGGAGCCTTTGGGATCGGCAGCGATTCCAACGTGCTGATCGATGCGAGCGAGGAATTGCGGTTGCTCGAATACGGCCAGCGCCTTGCTTCGCGCAGCCGCAACGTCATGGGCGATCCGGGCAGCCCGTCGGTCGGCGCGGCGCTATACCGGAATGCGTGCTCGGGCGGAGCCGCCGCACTGGGCGCGGCAACGGGCATTGCGCCGGGCCTGCCCGCCGACCTCGTCAGCCTCGATCCGACCCACCCGTCGCTGACAGGACGCGGCGGTGACGCGCTGCTCGACGGCTATGCGTTCGCCGCCGGTCGGCACGCGCTCGATTGCGTGTGGCGCAATGGGGTGAAGCTGGTTACCAACGGTCGCCACCGCGAACGCGACCGGATCCGGGAGCGCTATCGCACGGTGCTGGAGAAACTCATCGCATGA
- the hutI gene encoding imidazolonepropionase, whose product MRCDRIWKDARLLTMADDGPGRVEGGVIAATDGAIVYAGPARNAPPLEAAETIRCDGRWITPGLIDCHTHLIHGGDRAREFEQRLAGASYEEIARAGGGIVSTMRATRAASEDDLVAQALPRLDALIGEGVTTIEIKSGYGLTLEVEARMLRAARRLGQERDIRVRTSFLGAHALPPEFAGDPDKYIDLVAEVMIPAMAEEGLADACDGFCETIGFSPGQIRRVFAAAQAHGLPVKLHAEQLSNLHGAALAARFGALSADHLEYLDDNGVAEMASAGTVATLLPGAFYATREDRRPPIEALRKGGVPIALATDCNPGTSPLTSMLLAMNMGATLFRLTVDECLAGVTKHAAHALGLQGETGTLESGKACDLAIWDVEQPAELIYRMGFNPLHARVRAGR is encoded by the coding sequence ATGCGCTGCGACAGAATCTGGAAGGACGCGAGGCTGCTGACCATGGCGGACGATGGGCCAGGCCGCGTGGAAGGCGGCGTGATCGCGGCAACGGACGGTGCAATCGTCTATGCTGGCCCTGCCCGCAACGCGCCGCCCCTCGAGGCGGCCGAGACGATCCGCTGCGACGGGCGCTGGATCACCCCTGGCCTGATCGATTGCCACACCCATCTCATCCATGGCGGCGACCGCGCGCGTGAGTTCGAACAGCGCCTTGCTGGGGCGAGCTATGAGGAGATCGCGCGCGCCGGCGGCGGCATCGTCTCGACCATGCGCGCGACCCGCGCCGCCAGCGAGGATGATCTCGTTGCGCAAGCGCTGCCACGGCTCGACGCCTTGATCGGCGAAGGCGTGACCACGATCGAGATCAAGTCGGGCTACGGCCTGACTCTGGAGGTCGAAGCCCGCATGCTGCGGGCCGCCCGTAGGCTCGGGCAGGAGCGCGACATCCGCGTGCGGACAAGCTTTCTCGGCGCGCACGCGTTGCCCCCTGAATTCGCTGGCGATCCGGACAAATATATCGACCTGGTCGCCGAGGTGATGATCCCGGCGATGGCCGAAGAAGGCCTGGCCGATGCCTGCGACGGCTTCTGCGAAACGATCGGCTTCTCGCCCGGGCAGATCCGCCGGGTATTCGCCGCCGCGCAGGCACACGGCCTCCCGGTGAAGCTCCATGCAGAGCAGCTCTCGAACCTGCACGGTGCCGCGCTGGCCGCCCGGTTCGGCGCGCTTTCGGCGGACCATCTGGAATATCTCGACGACAACGGCGTGGCAGAGATGGCCTCTGCCGGCACTGTCGCGACCCTCCTGCCGGGCGCGTTCTATGCCACGCGCGAAGACCGGCGGCCACCGATCGAGGCGCTCCGCAAGGGGGGCGTACCGATCGCGCTCGCCACCGACTGCAATCCGGGCACCTCGCCGCTCACCTCGATGCTGCTGGCGATGAATATGGGGGCGACCTTGTTCCGACTGACTGTTGATGAATGCCTTGCAGGGGTCACCAAACACGCCGCCCACGCACTGGGCCTGCAGGGCGAAACCGGAACGCTCGAGTCTGGCAAGGCCTGCGACCTGGCGATCTGGGACGTCGAACAGCCGGCGGAGCTGATCTACCGGATGGGCTTCAACCCACTCCATGCACGCGTGAGGGCGGGCCGATGA